A region of Nostoc sp. 'Peltigera membranacea cyanobiont' N6 DNA encodes the following proteins:
- a CDS encoding BsuBI/PstI family type II restriction endonuclease: protein MTAIVPSISRGLVASHNSSLKFTSLAEISSGNLLAQVDLHRTVASLKLRQDKKASMGQFLTPASVAQLMAGMFNRLDLPEISLLDAGAGIGSLLAAFVAKVCQQPQHTSSLRVVAYEIDPFLIGYLHQTLELCNKECQRVDISFNYEIRETNFIEDAVKLLQVGLLNSVNATEFTHAILNPPYLKINANSKMRELLRSIGLETSNLYTGFMAATAQLLKPNGEFVAITPRSFCNGPYFRDFRKMFLEMMALQEVHLFESRQEAFNDDDVLQETIIIQATKQRQKSNNVIINTSFGANDDLIMSHSVPYTALVKPDDLEQFIHIVSDNLSQQIVQQMELLRCTLKDLGLTVSTGRVVDFRAKEYLRTNLENNTVPLIHPVNLSNGYIDYPKISKKPQAIVSINETANLLIPNEHYVLCKRFSSKEEKRRVVAVVYDADQFNYAYVGFENHLNYFHKDGRGLSLTLARGLAVYLNSTLVDAFFRLFNGHTQVNATDLRKLKYPNLEQLLSLGTAIKERFPSLQEIDELIENQLFDMSNQSEDNPIVTKSRIDEALQILTQLGFPRTQLNERSALTLLALLDLKPTDSWQLATSPLMGITPMMDFMAQYYGKSYKPNTRETVRRQTIHQFLDAALIVANPDNLSRPINSPKTVYQIEESTLELLRTYGTDEWEKSISTYLASIETLKKQYAQEREMSRIPIVINGEIKTLSPGGQNILIEKIINDFAPRFTPGGKLIYVGDTDEKFIHFDDAALADLGVNIDSHGKMPDAIIHFTTNNWLVLIEAVTSHAPINPKRKKELEVLFRNAQIPLVMVTTFLSRKAMVAYLAEIAWETDVWVAEDSTHLIHFNGESLLQAYQIEKEQTL, encoded by the coding sequence ATGACCGCGATCGTCCCATCAATCAGTAGAGGGTTAGTAGCAAGTCATAACAGTAGTTTAAAGTTTACCAGTCTTGCTGAAATATCAAGTGGAAACTTGCTTGCACAAGTGGATCTTCATCGGACTGTAGCAAGTTTAAAGCTAAGGCAAGACAAAAAAGCATCAATGGGTCAATTTCTGACTCCCGCCTCAGTAGCACAATTAATGGCTGGGATGTTTAATCGGCTGGATTTACCTGAAATATCCTTGCTTGATGCTGGTGCAGGAATTGGTTCATTACTAGCCGCTTTTGTAGCAAAAGTATGCCAGCAGCCACAACACACATCAAGTTTGCGCGTTGTAGCTTATGAAATTGATCCTTTTCTAATCGGGTATCTGCATCAAACTCTAGAACTATGTAACAAGGAATGTCAACGTGTGGATATTTCCTTCAATTACGAAATTCGTGAGACTAATTTTATCGAAGATGCAGTTAAATTGCTTCAGGTTGGTTTATTGAATAGTGTAAACGCTACAGAATTTACCCATGCTATTCTCAACCCGCCTTATTTGAAAATCAATGCTAATTCCAAGATGCGCGAATTGCTGCGTTCCATTGGTTTGGAAACTAGCAATCTTTATACTGGTTTTATGGCTGCTACAGCGCAGCTTCTAAAACCAAATGGGGAGTTTGTAGCGATTACGCCGCGCAGTTTTTGCAATGGCCCATATTTTCGTGACTTCCGCAAAATGTTTTTAGAGATGATGGCTTTACAAGAAGTACATCTTTTTGAGTCGCGCCAAGAAGCATTTAATGATGATGATGTTCTCCAAGAAACTATAATCATCCAAGCTACAAAACAAAGGCAAAAATCTAACAATGTCATCATAAATACCAGTTTTGGTGCTAATGATGACTTAATAATGTCACACTCTGTCCCATATACAGCCTTAGTTAAACCTGATGATTTAGAGCAGTTTATTCATATTGTTTCAGATAATCTTAGCCAGCAAATCGTTCAGCAAATGGAACTTTTAAGATGTACGTTGAAAGATTTAGGGCTAACAGTTTCAACCGGACGAGTAGTAGATTTTCGAGCAAAAGAATACTTAAGGACAAATCTAGAAAATAATACTGTTCCTTTAATTCATCCGGTGAATTTATCGAATGGATATATAGACTACCCAAAAATCTCTAAAAAGCCTCAAGCGATAGTTTCTATAAATGAAACAGCGAATCTTCTAATACCAAACGAGCATTACGTCTTATGTAAAAGGTTCTCATCGAAAGAAGAGAAAAGGCGTGTTGTTGCAGTGGTTTATGATGCCGACCAATTTAATTATGCCTATGTCGGCTTTGAAAATCATTTGAATTACTTTCATAAAGATGGGCGCGGACTTAGCCTTACCTTGGCTCGTGGGCTTGCTGTTTATCTAAATTCAACCCTAGTTGATGCTTTTTTCCGTTTGTTCAATGGGCATACTCAGGTCAATGCAACAGATTTGCGAAAATTAAAGTACCCTAATTTGGAACAGCTATTGTCATTAGGGACAGCGATTAAAGAGCGGTTTCCTTCTTTGCAAGAAATTGATGAACTTATAGAAAATCAGCTATTTGATATGTCGAATCAGTCAGAAGATAATCCAATTGTAACTAAGTCTAGAATTGATGAAGCATTGCAGATTCTGACACAATTAGGCTTTCCCCGAACACAACTTAACGAACGATCGGCTTTAACTCTCCTGGCGTTGCTTGACTTAAAACCAACAGACTCTTGGCAATTAGCAACTTCTCCTTTGATGGGAATTACGCCAATGATGGATTTTATGGCTCAATATTATGGCAAAAGCTATAAGCCCAACACGCGGGAAACAGTTCGCCGCCAGACAATCCATCAATTTCTGGATGCAGCTTTGATAGTTGCTAATCCAGATAATTTAAGCCGCCCTATCAACAGTCCAAAAACTGTATATCAAATTGAGGAGAGTACCCTCGAACTATTACGAACCTACGGTACTGATGAATGGGAAAAGAGCATCTCTACTTATCTTGCTTCAATTGAAACTTTGAAAAAACAGTATGCTCAAGAACGGGAAATGTCCCGTATCCCCATAGTAATTAACGGAGAAATTAAAACTTTATCGCCAGGTGGCCAGAATATTCTCATTGAAAAAATTATTAATGATTTTGCCCCTCGTTTTACTCCAGGTGGGAAGCTGATCTATGTTGGCGATACAGATGAAAAGTTCATCCACTTCGATGACGCAGCATTGGCAGATTTGGGCGTTAATATTGATTCTCACGGCAAAATGCCAGATGCGATTATTCACTTCACAACAAATAACTGGTTGGTGCTGATTGAAGCTGTAACGTCACATGCCCCAATTAATCCTAAACGGAAGAAGGAACTTGAAGTTTTATTCAGAAATGCCCAAATACCTTTGGTGATGGTGACAACATTTCTCAGTCGTAAGGCAATGGTGGCATATCTGGCAGAGATTGCTTGGGAAACAGATGTTTGGGTTGCTGAAGATTCAACTCACTTAATTCATTTCAATGGTGAATCTTTATTGCAGGCTTACCAAATAGAGAAGGAGCAAACTTTATGA
- the tftA gene encoding hormogonium tapered terminus morphoprotein TftA, which yields MGRIFISAAHGGKEAGGVDQGAIAGGTTEAKEMILLRDLIVTELRARNLEILAVPDDLSAAQTITWINSRGRRGDVALEIESNAANSPSVRGASVFYIANNSDRKSNAEQLLMGLLRRVPQLPNRGVKPDTDSGLGSLAFCRQTTLPALVMQVAFLSNPEDRALLQTRRRDFALGIADGLVTWSRVIDPTPGTPVEANYPPINININGQNYSEKGVLVNGNAYIPIDLVDLLRIDLSKAANVNRITYHKVVYVKAIELRDFNVAVNWDAGTRTVSLRSNLMVCPGQFSRVMSNGNTSEVQLQLFLRNNNENALAKFPDIPKLYREESGIEGVNYDIAFCQMSVETGFLRFGGDIKPEQNNFAGLGAIGGGSEAASFPSARIGVRAHIQHLKAYASLEPLVQEVVDPRFRFVTRGIAPLIDQLSGRWSADLDYGTKISAMLKRLYESAGLL from the coding sequence ATGGGACGTATTTTTATTTCTGCGGCTCATGGAGGCAAAGAAGCTGGAGGGGTCGATCAAGGTGCGATCGCAGGTGGTACAACTGAAGCTAAAGAGATGATTCTGCTGCGAGATTTGATTGTTACGGAACTGAGGGCGCGAAATTTGGAAATTTTGGCGGTTCCCGATGACTTGAGTGCTGCTCAAACCATTACCTGGATCAATTCTCGCGGGCGGCGGGGTGATGTTGCCTTGGAAATTGAATCTAATGCGGCTAATAGCCCTTCTGTGCGTGGGGCTAGCGTGTTTTATATTGCTAATAATAGCGATCGCAAAAGTAATGCTGAACAGTTACTAATGGGTTTGTTGCGCCGCGTACCCCAATTACCGAATCGGGGAGTCAAGCCAGATACAGATAGCGGATTAGGTAGTTTAGCATTTTGTCGCCAGACAACGCTTCCAGCTTTGGTGATGCAAGTGGCATTTCTCAGCAATCCAGAAGATCGGGCTTTGCTGCAAACTCGTCGCCGTGATTTTGCTTTAGGAATTGCTGATGGATTGGTAACTTGGAGTCGTGTAATTGATCCCACTCCTGGAACTCCAGTCGAAGCAAATTATCCGCCAATAAATATTAATATTAATGGGCAGAATTACTCAGAGAAAGGAGTTTTAGTTAATGGGAATGCTTACATTCCTATTGATTTAGTAGACCTTCTACGAATTGACCTTTCAAAAGCAGCTAATGTCAATCGGATTACTTATCATAAAGTAGTTTATGTCAAAGCCATCGAACTGCGAGATTTTAATGTTGCAGTCAATTGGGATGCTGGAACTCGTACTGTCAGTTTGCGATCGAATTTGATGGTTTGTCCTGGTCAATTTTCGCGCGTGATGTCAAACGGTAATACTTCAGAAGTCCAGTTACAATTATTTCTCAGAAACAATAATGAAAATGCTTTGGCGAAGTTTCCTGACATCCCAAAACTTTATCGAGAAGAATCAGGGATAGAAGGAGTGAACTATGATATTGCCTTTTGCCAAATGTCTGTAGAAACTGGATTTTTACGGTTTGGTGGTGATATTAAACCTGAGCAAAATAACTTTGCTGGCTTAGGTGCGATCGGTGGTGGTTCAGAGGCTGCATCTTTTCCAAGTGCCAGAATTGGGGTGAGGGCACATATTCAACATTTGAAAGCTTACGCTAGTTTAGAACCTTTGGTACAAGAAGTAGTAGATCCAAGATTTCGCTTTGTGACCAGGGGAATTGCGCCATTAATCGATCAGTTATCAGGACGCTGGTCAGCAGATTTAGATTATGGTACGAAGATTTCCGCAATGCTCAAACGATTATATGAATCAGCAGGACTTCTTTGA
- the dnaG gene encoding DNA primase: MQIPRLHPDTIEEVKLRADIVDVVSEYVVLRKRGKDFVGLCPFHDEKSPSFTVSQTKQMYYCFGCQAAGNAIKFVMELGKRSFPDVVLDLARRYQVPVQTLEPEQRQELQRQLSLREQLYEVLASSAQFYQHALRQSQGQKALQYLQSNRQLKEETIQQFGLGFAPAGWETLYRYLVQDKHYPAQILEKAGLIKPRKEGGGYYDVFRDRLMIPIRDVQGRVIAFGGRTLTDEQPKYLNSPETELFSKGKTLFALDQAKGGISQLDRAVVVEGYFDAIALHAAGINNAVASLGTALSLEQVRLILRYTESKQLVLNFDADKAGTNAAERAIGEIAELAYKGEVQLKILNLADGKDADEYLHSHTPEDYGELLKNAPLWLDWQIQQIIQDRDLKQATDFQQVTQQLVKLLKNIANSDTRNYYVSYCAEILSLGDTRLIPLRVENLLTQIAPVAAAYTKPVSAKKAWGNSQVSHSPLPTERSLLEHAEALLLRIYLHCPEQRQAIIAELEERDLQFSLSHHRFLWQQILEISSGDEETRNFASQPDLIYRLQDHFLEFSSEMGLISHLFHVNEKNQKEILRTPQVVQAAIACMDLVMLEKRYRHFLELWQQTDPEAEPERYQSYYQAFYTEKIKLQKIDRQRLFSITDLL, translated from the coding sequence ATGCAAATCCCCCGCTTGCACCCAGACACAATTGAGGAAGTTAAACTACGGGCTGATATTGTAGATGTCGTCTCAGAATACGTAGTTTTACGCAAACGTGGGAAGGATTTTGTCGGTTTGTGTCCTTTCCATGATGAAAAATCTCCCAGTTTCACCGTCAGCCAAACTAAGCAAATGTACTATTGCTTCGGCTGTCAAGCTGCGGGAAATGCCATTAAGTTTGTCATGGAGTTGGGAAAGCGTTCTTTTCCTGATGTAGTCCTGGATTTAGCACGACGTTACCAAGTACCAGTACAAACTCTAGAACCCGAACAACGCCAGGAATTACAGCGTCAGCTATCTTTGCGCGAACAATTATATGAAGTTTTGGCTTCGTCAGCACAATTTTATCAACACGCCCTAAGACAATCCCAAGGGCAAAAAGCACTTCAATATTTGCAATCTAACCGCCAACTCAAAGAAGAAACCATACAGCAATTTGGCTTAGGCTTTGCCCCCGCAGGTTGGGAAACTCTCTATCGTTATCTTGTACAAGATAAACATTACCCAGCACAGATACTAGAAAAAGCGGGATTAATTAAGCCACGCAAGGAAGGAGGCGGTTATTATGATGTATTCCGCGATCGCCTAATGATTCCCATCCGCGATGTCCAAGGGCGTGTCATTGCCTTTGGTGGAAGAACTCTGACGGATGAACAACCTAAATATCTGAACTCACCAGAAACGGAACTTTTTAGTAAAGGTAAAACATTATTTGCCCTCGATCAAGCCAAAGGTGGAATTTCCCAACTCGATCGAGCGGTGGTTGTAGAGGGATATTTTGATGCGATCGCTCTCCACGCTGCTGGTATTAATAACGCCGTCGCTTCCCTCGGTACAGCTTTAAGCTTAGAACAAGTGCGGCTAATATTACGCTATACCGAATCGAAACAATTAGTACTCAACTTTGATGCTGATAAAGCCGGAACCAATGCCGCAGAACGTGCGATCGGGGAAATTGCCGAACTAGCATACAAGGGCGAAGTTCAACTAAAAATTCTGAATTTAGCAGATGGTAAAGATGCTGATGAATATTTGCATAGTCACACTCCAGAAGATTATGGAGAACTGCTAAAAAATGCCCCACTTTGGTTAGACTGGCAAATTCAGCAAATTATTCAAGATCGAGACTTGAAACAGGCTACTGATTTTCAGCAAGTAACTCAGCAATTAGTTAAATTACTTAAAAATATAGCTAACAGCGATACACGAAATTATTACGTTTCCTACTGTGCCGAAATACTCAGCTTGGGAGATACCAGACTTATACCCCTGAGAGTTGAAAATCTCCTAACTCAAATTGCTCCGGTGGCGGCTGCATACACTAAACCTGTATCAGCAAAAAAAGCATGGGGAAATAGCCAAGTTTCCCACTCTCCACTTCCTACAGAACGCAGCCTTTTAGAACACGCAGAGGCGCTATTACTGCGAATTTACTTACATTGTCCTGAACAGCGTCAAGCGATTATTGCCGAACTAGAGGAACGAGATTTGCAATTTAGCCTTTCCCACCACCGATTTTTATGGCAACAGATTTTAGAAATCTCATCAGGTGATGAAGAAACGAGAAATTTTGCGTCTCAACCAGATTTAATTTACCGCTTGCAAGACCATTTTTTAGAATTTAGTAGCGAAATGGGGTTAATTTCGCATTTATTCCATGTAAATGAAAAGAATCAGAAAGAAATACTTCGGACACCGCAAGTAGTTCAAGCTGCGATCGCTTGCATGGATTTGGTGATGCTTGAAAAACGCTATCGTCATTTTTTGGAACTATGGCAACAAACCGATCCTGAAGCTGAACCGGAACGTTATCAATCTTATTATCAGGCTTTCTACACCGAAAAAATTAAGCTTCAGAAAATAGACAGGCAACGGCTGTTTTCCATCACAGACTTGTTGTAG
- a CDS encoding MBL fold metallo-hydrolase, which yields MRDNLSASSGVDAAEAGSELECLPYSVQHDNEGVCLLVKMGPHRILLDCGMEDISSLGKGLTKSERKSSSSLPADLVLISHAHPDHARGLLALHKAFPKLPIYGSEVTSKLLPLNWLDRDAEEISKFCHALPLRSPVELQDGLVAELFPAGHLPGAVAILLTYTTKQRTYKLLYTGDFFLSNSRLVEGLRLEELRGLDLDVLIIEGSYGTSRHPHRRNQENQLAERINRAIADHCSVILPTPALGLGQEMLMLLRSHHHFTGRDLDIWVDGAVATGCDAYLELLPHLPPSVQNFARHQPLFWDERVRPRVRRLQTEHRPTVGKSPCIVLTDATDDLSKHCQLDTGPWLILLPEKIDIKVNKEYLAPTTVETYLLAQHSDGPGTTQLIHNLRPQHVIFVHGSPAYLADLTSLEELQNRYHIHSPAANTLVELPIGDTFLQPAAPETNYEGELTELGTVITITLPNMITADPRWRQFADTGLIEARWQGEELVLRGLSQRELLSQNSDRYTWTDVDCCGTCRHQRGQRCWNPASPLYNFKVTLEGYCPAFEGLNDSQ from the coding sequence ATGAGGGATAATCTGTCGGCATCCTCTGGCGTAGATGCTGCGGAGGCGGGTAGTGAATTAGAATGTTTGCCGTATAGTGTCCAGCATGACAATGAGGGCGTGTGTTTACTGGTGAAGATGGGCCCACACCGCATTCTATTGGATTGTGGTATGGAGGATATTTCATCGCTGGGTAAGGGGCTTACGAAGTCGGAACGTAAATCTAGTTCGTCCCTGCCAGCAGATTTAGTTTTGATTAGTCATGCTCACCCAGATCATGCTAGGGGCTTGCTAGCACTGCATAAAGCTTTTCCTAAGTTACCTATTTATGGTAGCGAAGTAACCAGCAAATTACTGCCACTGAATTGGTTAGATCGAGACGCTGAGGAAATTTCCAAATTTTGTCATGCTTTGCCGTTGCGATCGCCTGTGGAACTCCAAGATGGTTTGGTAGCAGAATTATTTCCCGCCGGGCATCTACCAGGGGCAGTGGCAATTCTCCTTACCTACACTACCAAGCAGCGTACCTACAAGCTACTATACACGGGAGATTTTTTCTTATCAAACTCCCGCTTGGTAGAAGGTTTGCGTTTAGAGGAACTGCGGGGCTTAGATTTGGATGTGCTAATCATTGAAGGTAGTTATGGCACATCCCGTCATCCTCACCGCCGCAACCAAGAAAATCAACTAGCAGAACGAATTAATCGCGCGATCGCTGACCATTGTTCTGTCATCCTGCCCACTCCTGCTTTAGGATTGGGTCAAGAGATGCTAATGCTATTACGCTCTCATCACCACTTCACCGGACGAGATTTAGATATCTGGGTAGATGGGGCTGTTGCTACTGGTTGTGATGCCTATCTAGAACTTCTACCACACCTCCCCCCATCTGTACAGAATTTTGCCCGCCATCAACCCCTATTTTGGGATGAACGGGTACGTCCCCGCGTGCGTCGTTTACAAACAGAACATCGTCCCACTGTGGGCAAGTCACCTTGTATTGTTCTCACGGACGCTACAGATGATTTGAGCAAACACTGCCAACTAGACACAGGCCCTTGGCTGATCCTGCTTCCCGAAAAAATTGATATAAAAGTTAATAAAGAATATTTAGCGCCTACCACTGTCGAAACCTATCTCTTAGCTCAACATAGCGATGGCCCTGGTACTACGCAGCTAATTCACAACTTGCGACCCCAGCATGTCATTTTTGTCCACGGTTCTCCTGCTTACTTAGCAGACTTGACTAGCTTAGAGGAGTTGCAAAACCGCTACCATATACATTCTCCGGCGGCTAACACTTTAGTAGAATTGCCTATCGGCGATACATTTTTACAACCGGCAGCACCAGAAACTAACTATGAGGGTGAACTGACAGAGTTAGGAACAGTAATCACAATCACCCTACCGAATATGATTACTGCCGATCCGCGTTGGCGGCAATTTGCCGATACTGGTTTAATCGAAGCTCGTTGGCAAGGTGAAGAACTAGTCTTAAGGGGATTGTCTCAACGAGAGCTTCTCAGTCAAAATAGCGATCGCTACACATGGACAGATGTAGACTGTTGCGGCACCTGCCGACATCAAAGAGGACAGAGGTGCTGGAATCCAGCTTCCCCGTTGTATAACTTTAAGGTAACTCTCGAAGGTTACTGTCCTGCTTTTGAAGGTTTGAATGATAGTCAATAG
- a CDS encoding DUF6679 family protein: MLHRKIYQLCCDGREVCVFLRDQQRWIERARIIDIEGDLVTLRYETEEEDEVCSWEEMVRLESIGAVTQKLASVPRGNVEPLMTEDCPEAERIHNRYTDSNPE, encoded by the coding sequence ATGCTACACCGCAAGATTTATCAACTGTGTTGCGATGGGCGCGAGGTATGTGTTTTCTTGCGGGACCAGCAACGCTGGATTGAACGCGCCCGCATCATAGACATAGAGGGAGATTTAGTAACCCTACGCTATGAAACAGAAGAAGAGGACGAAGTTTGTTCTTGGGAAGAAATGGTTCGCCTCGAGAGCATTGGTGCTGTAACGCAAAAACTGGCTTCAGTACCGCGCGGAAATGTGGAACCTCTGATGACTGAAGATTGCCCTGAAGCAGAGCGCATCCACAACCGTTACACTGACTCGAATCCAGAATAA
- a CDS encoding Nif3-like dinuclear metal center hexameric protein encodes MKIADLITWFEAWANPAWCESWDNCGWQIEPGVLQEKARVLVCLTPTLAVMQEAIALNANLIFAHHPLIFNPLKSLRTGEAIAEMVRLAFTGNIGIYSAHTNFDQVQDGTADVLAQILELKEVTPIVPTQGGLGYGRVGLLEPFLTLQELLATIQTRLAPPNLIFSPSADLQQTISRVAVLGGSGAGYISAVAKTGAEAYLTSDCKFHQFQESRDRNIILIDAGHYATERPACDRLAQKFQSLNLDWVQLSQKDEDFRQFFA; translated from the coding sequence ATGAAAATTGCTGATTTAATTACTTGGTTCGAAGCATGGGCAAATCCCGCTTGGTGTGAAAGCTGGGATAATTGTGGCTGGCAAATTGAACCAGGAGTTTTGCAGGAAAAAGCACGGGTTTTAGTATGTTTGACACCGACTTTGGCAGTAATGCAAGAAGCGATCGCTCTGAATGCTAATCTGATATTTGCCCATCATCCCTTGATTTTTAATCCTCTCAAATCTTTACGCACTGGTGAAGCGATCGCAGAAATGGTACGGTTAGCTTTTACCGGAAATATTGGTATTTACAGCGCTCACACCAATTTCGACCAAGTGCAGGATGGGACTGCTGACGTTTTAGCTCAAATTTTAGAACTCAAAGAAGTTACTCCCATAGTACCAACACAAGGAGGCTTAGGATATGGTCGTGTTGGTTTGCTAGAGCCATTTTTGACACTACAAGAACTACTCGCAACCATTCAAACCCGACTTGCTCCCCCTAATTTGATTTTTTCCCCCAGTGCTGATTTACAGCAAACAATTTCACGAGTTGCTGTTTTGGGTGGTTCGGGGGCTGGTTACATTTCAGCCGTTGCCAAAACTGGTGCTGAGGCTTATCTGACTTCTGACTGCAAGTTTCATCAGTTTCAAGAAAGCCGCGATCGCAATATTATCTTAATTGATGCTGGACATTATGCTACCGAACGTCCCGCTTGCGATCGTTTGGCACAAAAATTCCAGTCTTTAAACCTAGACTGGGTACAACTAAGTCAAAAGGATGAAGATTTCCGCCAGTTTTTTGCTTGA
- a CDS encoding secondary thiamine-phosphate synthase enzyme YjbQ has protein sequence MTHYQKLLKISTNAKSFYNITSKVEAAVTESRIETGLCTLFLRHTSASLVIQENADPDVLVDLANFMAKLVPESDKYIHDAEGADDMPAHIRTALTHTSEHIPINRGYLVLGTWQGIYIWEHRQHSHLRELVIHISG, from the coding sequence ATGACTCACTACCAAAAGTTACTAAAAATTTCCACCAATGCCAAATCTTTTTATAACATCACCTCTAAAGTTGAAGCCGCAGTCACCGAATCGCGGATTGAAACTGGTCTTTGTACTTTATTTTTACGCCACACTTCAGCTAGTTTAGTGATCCAAGAAAATGCCGATCCTGATGTTCTTGTGGATTTAGCTAATTTTATGGCAAAACTCGTCCCTGAATCAGACAAATACATCCATGATGCAGAAGGTGCCGATGATATGCCAGCACACATTCGTACCGCACTCACCCACACATCTGAACATATCCCCATTAATCGAGGTTATCTAGTACTAGGAACTTGGCAGGGAATTTATATTTGGGAACATCGCCAGCACAGTCATTTAAGGGAATTGGTTATCCACATTTCTGGATAG